Proteins encoded by one window of Brienomyrus brachyistius isolate T26 chromosome 1, BBRACH_0.4, whole genome shotgun sequence:
- the LOC125750347 gene encoding potassium voltage-gated channel subfamily A member 1, which yields MTVVAGDNMDEASGHPQDAYPPDHDDHDCCERVVINIAGLRFETQLKTLAQFPDTLLGNPKKRMRYFDPLRNEYFFDRNRPSFDAILYYYQSGGRLRRPVNVPLDMFSEEIKFYELGVEAMEKFREDEGFIREEERPLPEKEFQRQIWLLFEHPESSGPARGIAIVSVMVILISIVIFCLETLPELKEDTTGRMITVGNSTYFYKPNIFSDPFFIVETLCIIWFSFELIVRFFACPSKAAFFKNMMNTIDVVAIIPYFITLGTELAEDQESAEAKGEQATSLAILRVIRLVRVFRIFKLSRHSKGLQILGQTLKASMRELGLLIFFLFIGVILFSSAVYFAEAEEKESYFTSIPDAFWWAVVSMTTVGYGDMYPVTIGGKIVGSLCAIAGVLTIALPVPVIVSNFNYFYHRETEGEEQAQLLHVSNPNIASDTSSSRRSSTPVSKSEYMEIDEDINNSIDNFREANLRTGNCLVSNQNCVNKSKLLTDV from the coding sequence ATGACGGTGGTGGCCGGAGATAACATGGACGAAGCTTCTGGGCACCCCCAGGACGCGTACCCCCCAGACCATGACGATCACGATTGCTGCGAGAGGGTGGTCATCAATATCGCAGGGCTGCGCTTTGAGACTCAGCTGAAAACCCTTGCGCAGTTCCCGGATACGCTCTTGGGCAACCCCAAGAAGAGGATGCGCTACTTCGATCCGCTGAGAAATGAATATTTCTTTGACAGAAACCGTCCCAGCTTTGACGCCATACTCTATTATTACCAGTCCGGGGGTAGGCTGAGAAGACCGGTCAATGTGCCGCTGGATATGTTCTCGGAGGAGATCAAGTTCTACGAGTTAGGGGTGGAAGCGATGGAGAAGTTCCGGGAGGATGAGGGGTTCATTAGAGAGGAAGAGCGCCCTTTACCCGAAAAAGAGTTTCAACGCCAAATCTGGCTGCTGTTTGAGCACCCGGAAAGCTCGGGTCCGGCAAGGGGGATTGCCATAGTTTCAGTGATGGTCATCCTGATTTCCATCGTAATCTTTTGTCTGGAGACCTTACCTGAACTGAAAGAAGACACCACGGGGCGAATGATAACCGTGGGGAACAGTACATACTTTTACAAACCGAACATTTTCTCAGACCCTTTCTTCATTGTGGAGACCCTATGTATCATCTGGTTCTCTTTTGAACTGATCGTTCGTTTTTTCGCTTGCCCCAGCAAAGCGGCGTTCTTTAAGAACATGATGAACACTATTGATGTAGTGGCCATTATCCCTTATTTCATCACGCTGGGAACGGAGTTGGCCGAAGATCAAGAAAGCGCTGAGGCAAAGGGGGAGCAGGCGACGTCTCTAGCTATCCTCAGGGTAATTCGCCTGGTCAGAGTATTCAGGATCTTCAAGCTCTCCAGACACTCCAAGGGGCTGCAGATCTTGGGGCAGACCCTCAAAGCCAGTATGCGTGAACTGGGCTTGCTGATATTCTTCCTCTTCATCGGTGTTATCCTATTCTCCAGCGCCGTGTACTTCGCTGAAGCGGAGGAGAAGGAGTCATACTTCACCAGCATCCCGGACGCGTTTTGGTGGGCAGTGGTATCGATGACGACTGTGGGCTACGGAGACATGTATCCCGTGACGATAGGGGGCAAGATCGTGGGTTCCCTTTGTGCCATCGCTGGAGTATTAACGATAGCGCTGCCGGTTCCCGTGATCGTGTCCAACTTTAATTACTTTTACCACAGAGAAACCGAAGGAGAGGAGCAAGCGCAGCTGCTTCATGTCAGCAACCCAAACATCGCTTCTGACACCAGTTCTAGTCGTCGTAGTTCGACCCCCGTTAGTAAGTCAGAATATATGGAGATTGATGAGGATATAAATAATAGTATCGACAATTTTAGGGAGGCAAATCTCAGAACTGGCAATTGCCTCGTTAGCAACCAAAACTGTGTTAATAAAAGCAAGCTGCTGACAGATGTGTAA